One Streptomyces fagopyri DNA window includes the following coding sequences:
- a CDS encoding DUF6986 family protein, which yields MGKGQQENVATSLAGAVSEEISASLAPVDAELERRYPGDPGTRQPVHTVYVPADAFTADTVRSWGDRALAALDEHAPDAASFAAVLGLGDDLAGPVYDRMRAKLEREPVEDLRVDFEDGYGPRPDAEEDEAAARAARLIAQAYVDGTAAPYMGIRMKCMEAPVRRRGIRTLDVFLTGLMDAGGLPEGLVLTLPKVTYAEQVTAMVRLLEEFEKARGLAPGRIGFEIQIETSQSILATDGTATVARMIQAAEGRATGLHYGTFDYSACLGVSAAHQASDHPAADHAKAIMQVAAAGTGVRVSDGSTNVLPVGPTEKVHDAWRLHYGLTRRALARAYYQGWDMHPGHIPTRYAAVFAFYREGFEQAAGRLTRYASRTDGDVMDEPATAKALSGYLLRGLDCGALDIAEVARLTGLTRADLEGFATPGRGNLTASAK from the coding sequence ATGGGCAAGGGCCAGCAGGAGAATGTGGCGACGAGTCTCGCGGGCGCCGTCAGCGAGGAGATCAGCGCCTCTCTCGCCCCGGTCGACGCCGAACTGGAGCGCCGCTACCCCGGAGACCCCGGCACGCGGCAGCCCGTCCACACCGTGTACGTCCCCGCCGACGCGTTCACCGCCGACACCGTCCGCTCCTGGGGCGACCGGGCGCTCGCGGCCCTCGACGAGCACGCGCCCGACGCCGCCTCCTTCGCCGCGGTCCTCGGTCTCGGCGACGACCTCGCCGGGCCCGTGTACGACCGGATGCGGGCCAAACTCGAACGGGAGCCCGTCGAGGACCTCCGGGTCGACTTCGAGGACGGCTACGGTCCGCGCCCGGACGCCGAGGAGGACGAGGCGGCGGCGCGCGCGGCCCGGCTGATCGCGCAGGCGTACGTCGACGGTACGGCCGCTCCGTACATGGGCATCCGCATGAAGTGCATGGAGGCACCGGTCCGCCGCCGGGGGATCCGTACGCTGGATGTCTTCCTGACCGGCCTGATGGACGCGGGTGGCCTGCCCGAGGGGCTGGTCCTCACCCTCCCCAAGGTGACGTACGCGGAACAGGTCACCGCGATGGTGCGGCTGCTGGAGGAGTTCGAGAAGGCGCGCGGCCTCGCGCCCGGACGGATCGGCTTCGAGATCCAGATCGAGACCAGCCAGTCGATCCTGGCGACCGACGGCACCGCGACCGTCGCCCGGATGATCCAGGCCGCCGAGGGCCGCGCCACGGGCCTGCACTACGGCACCTTCGACTACAGCGCCTGCCTCGGCGTCAGCGCGGCCCACCAGGCCAGTGACCACCCGGCCGCCGACCACGCCAAGGCGATCATGCAGGTGGCCGCCGCGGGCACCGGCGTACGCGTCTCGGACGGCTCCACGAACGTGCTGCCGGTCGGCCCGACCGAGAAGGTGCACGACGCCTGGCGGCTGCACTACGGCCTCACCCGCCGCGCCCTGGCCCGCGCCTACTACCAGGGCTGGGACATGCACCCCGGTCACATCCCGACCCGCTACGCCGCCGTGTTCGCCTTCTACCGCGAGGGCTTCGAGCAGGCCGCCGGCCGCCTGACCCGTTACGCCAGCCGCACCGACGGCGACGTCATGGACGAACCCGCCACCGCCAAGGCGCTCAGCGGGTACCTTCTGCGCGGCCTGGACTGCGGCGCCCTGGACATCGCGGAGGTGGCCCGGCTGACGGGTCTGACGCGGGCGGACCTGGAGGGTTTCGCCACGCCGGGGCGCGGGAACCTCACCGCCTCCGCGAAGTAG